In one Mucilaginibacter sp. PAMB04168 genomic region, the following are encoded:
- a CDS encoding TonB-dependent receptor, protein MQKLYTLTIAFLLTLICTGSVFAQTQTGKITGKVTTSDGNAATYVSVGLKGISKGAISDENGNYTLNHVKPGTYTLKVTFVGLATQEKSVTVTAGQTTQANFALSENSSQLTEVVVAGANGQNRAVTVGKSGLRSLDIPQSVQIIDSAIITDQQINRLTDVIRNVNGIALGENRGSTNETFNARGYNLGANNVFKNGARTSLGGSLEASTLESVEVLKGSAALLYGSVTGGAVVNLVTKKPKFNWGGEASMRSGSYGFYKPILDVYGPINKSIAFRFITTKENANSFRDGVSTDRFYINPSLLFNVGKKTELLLQGDYLKSNYTPDFGIGTVAGQIPNIGRSAFINTTWAYNHTKTGTTQANLTHRFNDVWKINVIGAYQSYFRNYFGAERPQAATANGVSPRALTRSQSQEYTYNQQINLTGSAKTGSIKHNLLFGADADQSRTTSYGFKYGDAVNSPTAFSYANFNILNPATYQTTLDKPYTRIYQNTVTPVYRMGAFVQDLIGLTDKFKLLAGIRYTWQKQPRANTYNEDTQATTLANNGIGKAKVDKAFSPKVGLIYQPLTTTSVYASYANNFTSNSGVDVSGAPLGPSILDQYEVGVKNDLLNGRLSVNVTAYRIINNRFAQTAQFQADGITPNSDTNVKEFSGKTSSDGVELDITGKLSSNVYFLAGYAYNFIRYTSTLPNGITEGERIVGSVPHTANGTVFYTFKNGNIKGLKLGLSGYYTGARNSGFNTLKTGASRGVPVHLNGYTTFDVSAGYTIKKVSLLAKVSNLTNELNYLVHENYSVNPIPPRMLSATASYRF, encoded by the coding sequence TAAGGGTATAAGCAAAGGCGCCATAAGCGACGAAAATGGTAACTACACCCTCAACCACGTTAAGCCAGGCACTTACACTTTAAAAGTAACTTTTGTAGGCTTGGCCACTCAAGAGAAAAGCGTAACCGTAACCGCCGGTCAAACAACCCAGGCAAACTTCGCGCTTTCTGAAAATTCTTCTCAGTTAACTGAAGTAGTTGTAGCGGGCGCTAACGGCCAAAACCGGGCTGTAACCGTTGGCAAATCAGGCCTGCGGTCTTTGGATATACCCCAAAGCGTTCAGATTATCGATAGTGCTATTATTACTGACCAGCAAATCAATCGCCTTACTGATGTGATAAGAAACGTAAACGGTATTGCCTTAGGCGAAAATCGTGGCTCTACAAACGAAACTTTTAACGCCCGGGGATATAACTTAGGGGCTAACAATGTGTTTAAGAACGGTGCCCGTACTTCACTGGGCGGCTCACTTGAAGCCAGTACGTTAGAATCTGTAGAGGTTTTAAAAGGTAGTGCGGCCCTGCTATACGGTAGCGTTACCGGCGGAGCAGTAGTTAACCTGGTAACCAAAAAGCCCAAATTTAACTGGGGAGGCGAAGCCAGCATGCGCTCGGGCAGCTATGGTTTTTACAAGCCTATCTTAGATGTATACGGCCCTATTAATAAAAGCATTGCTTTTCGTTTCATCACCACTAAGGAAAATGCCAACAGCTTTCGCGACGGTGTAAGTACCGACCGTTTTTACATAAATCCATCCCTATTATTCAATGTAGGTAAAAAGACGGAACTGCTTTTACAAGGCGATTACCTGAAAAGCAATTACACCCCTGATTTTGGTATTGGTACGGTTGCCGGTCAAATCCCCAATATCGGCCGAAGTGCTTTCATTAACACAACCTGGGCATACAATCATACCAAAACCGGTACAACTCAAGCTAATTTAACCCACCGTTTCAACGATGTGTGGAAGATTAATGTTATTGGTGCCTACCAGTCTTACTTCCGCAATTACTTTGGCGCCGAGCGGCCGCAGGCTGCAACAGCAAATGGCGTGTCGCCGCGTGCGTTAACTCGTTCTCAGTCGCAAGAATATACTTATAACCAACAGATTAACTTAACCGGTAGTGCAAAAACCGGATCTATTAAGCATAACTTGTTATTTGGTGCGGATGCCGATCAATCCCGAACCACATCGTATGGTTTTAAATATGGCGACGCAGTTAATTCGCCTACAGCGTTTAGTTATGCCAACTTCAATATCCTAAATCCGGCCACTTATCAAACCACGCTCGACAAGCCTTATACCCGTATTTACCAAAATACAGTTACACCGGTGTATAGAATGGGGGCCTTTGTACAAGACTTAATTGGATTGACTGATAAATTTAAGTTATTAGCTGGTATTAGGTATACCTGGCAAAAACAGCCAAGGGCCAATACATATAATGAGGATACGCAGGCTACCACACTGGCTAATAACGGCATTGGCAAAGCAAAAGTTGATAAAGCATTTTCGCCTAAAGTGGGCTTAATTTACCAGCCATTAACCACTACATCTGTTTATGCAAGTTACGCAAACAACTTTACATCCAACTCTGGCGTAGATGTTTCTGGAGCACCGCTTGGCCCATCCATTCTCGATCAATATGAGGTTGGTGTTAAAAACGACCTGTTAAACGGCCGGCTTTCGGTAAACGTTACTGCATACCGCATCATCAACAACCGCTTTGCTCAAACAGCGCAGTTCCAGGCAGATGGTATCACACCAAATTCAGATACCAACGTTAAGGAATTTAGCGGCAAAACATCCAGTGATGGCGTGGAGCTCGATATCACAGGTAAATTATCAAGCAATGTTTATTTCCTGGCAGGTTATGCCTATAATTTTATTCGTTACACCTCAACACTGCCAAACGGCATTACCGAAGGCGAACGTATTGTAGGCAGCGTACCACATACCGCTAACGGAACAGTATTTTACACCTTCAAAAACGGCAATATTAAAGGGTTAAAGTTAGGGCTTTCGGGCTACTATACCGGCGCACGTAACAGCGGCTTTAACACGCTTAAAACAGGTGCTTCACGCGGGGTGCCTGTGCATTTAAACGGTTATACCACGTTTGATGTCTCGGCCGGGTATACTATTAAAAAGGTGTCATTACTGGCTAAAGTATCTAACCTGACTAACGAGCTGAATTACCTGGTACACGAAAATTACAGTGTGAATCCTATACCGCCACGCATGCTTTCAGCTACTGCGTCCTATCGCTTCTAA